One genomic window of Desulfuromonas acetoxidans DSM 684 includes the following:
- the ispD gene encoding 2-C-methyl-D-erythritol 4-phosphate cytidylyltransferase, whose translation MSVIVLIPAAGLGRRMGTSIHKQYLCLQGRPVLAHTLSIFQQHPCVDSIYVIAPADQMDFCRLDIIEPGGFTKVRDVVAGGAERQDSVRLGLEACQAQVDDIVLIHDGVRPLFDGDLLNGVLKAVEEHGSCVVGVPVKDTIKEVDGGFAVATPDRRRLWAAQTPQAFRYGKIMSAHHRAYQQGYHGTDDASLLEWQGESVAMIEGSYRNIKITTPEDLLIAEAFLTASEKGNK comes from the coding sequence ATGAGTGTCATTGTTCTGATTCCTGCAGCGGGCCTTGGCCGCCGCATGGGAACCTCTATCCATAAGCAGTATCTGTGTCTGCAAGGACGCCCTGTCCTTGCGCATACCCTGTCTATTTTTCAGCAGCATCCCTGTGTTGATTCTATTTATGTTATCGCTCCAGCGGATCAGATGGATTTTTGTCGTCTCGACATCATTGAGCCAGGCGGATTCACAAAAGTGCGTGATGTTGTCGCCGGTGGCGCTGAACGTCAGGATTCGGTGCGCCTTGGCCTTGAAGCCTGTCAGGCTCAGGTGGATGATATCGTCCTGATTCATGATGGTGTGCGACCTTTGTTTGACGGCGACCTGCTCAATGGTGTACTAAAGGCCGTTGAAGAGCATGGGAGCTGTGTGGTTGGCGTGCCGGTAAAGGACACCATCAAGGAAGTGGATGGCGGATTTGCTGTTGCTACACCGGATCGGCGACGCTTGTGGGCGGCACAGACACCACAGGCGTTTCGCTACGGTAAAATCATGTCCGCTCATCACCGGGCTTACCAGCAGGGCTACCATGGAACCGATGATGCGTCGCTGTTGGAATGGCAGGGTGAATCGGTTGCCATGATCGAAGGAAGTTACCGCAACATC
- a CDS encoding CarD family transcriptional regulator, whose translation MLFSVGDKAVYPAQGVGIIESIETKEFSGEEHDFYVLRICDSDMTIMVPTANAEQVGMRGLVDKAHVQKVYDVLQNTDAMAGSISSWSRRQREYNEKIKSGDLLEVAAVLRELYMIGNGKELSYGEKKVLELARRLVVKEVAFAEGVEEDQICSRVEGVFHH comes from the coding sequence ATGTTGTTTAGTGTTGGGGATAAGGCGGTATATCCTGCTCAAGGTGTCGGAATTATAGAGTCCATTGAGACAAAAGAATTTTCGGGGGAGGAGCACGATTTTTATGTCCTGCGCATCTGTGACAGCGACATGACCATCATGGTTCCCACGGCCAATGCCGAGCAGGTGGGGATGCGTGGTCTTGTTGATAAAGCTCACGTGCAGAAAGTCTATGACGTTCTGCAGAATACCGATGCCATGGCTGGGAGTATCTCATCCTGGAGCCGACGCCAGCGGGAGTACAATGAAAAGATCAAGTCCGGTGACCTGCTGGAAGTGGCCGCCGTACTGCGTGAGCTCTATATGATCGGCAACGGTAAGGAACTGTCCTATGGCGAGAAGAAGGTGCTTGAATTGGCGCGCCGTCTGGTCGTTAAGGAAGTGGCCTTTGCCGAAGGCGTTGAAGAAGATCAGATCTGTAGCCGGGTTGAAGGTGTCTTCCATCATTAA